The Maylandia zebra isolate NMK-2024a linkage group LG7, Mzebra_GT3a, whole genome shotgun sequence genome contains a region encoding:
- the gtf3c6 gene encoding general transcription factor 3C polypeptide 6 isoform X1 has product MADGGHEYAYSSALKFTCKTEQHRPSMDGLVTERYPAKHAGKALLGHRTFAEIVKTLLSQNFSMEDEWEEEEQIVVVELSGIINNDFLTKSGGTCKILDIDSDRPMMQVGPYVFAGEYEDALGTCVLFEETPGKGKGVGGLDLKYLCHTAKKLKMQRIFLTEKKEGEASTGSCDGGKQMDTTCESSQGENVNLRDKTEEDGDNADLDNSAVG; this is encoded by the exons ATGGCAGATGGAGGTCATGAGTATGCCTACAG CTCCGCTCTGAAATTTACCTGCAAAACTGAGCAACACCGCCCCTCGATGGACGGACTTGTAACTGAGCGCTACCCGGCAAAACACGCTGGAAAGGCTCTTCTCGGCCACCGTACATTCGCGGAAATTGTCAAAACATTACTAAGCCA GAATTTCAGCATGGAAGACGAATGGGAAGAGGAG GAGCAGATTGTTGTGGTGGAGCTCTCTGGTATAATCAACAATGACTTTCTGACCAAGAGTGGGGGCACATGCAAGATACTG GACATTGACAGCGACAGACCCATGATGCAAGTTGGACCGTATGTGTTTGCAGGAGAATATGAAG ATGCTTTGGGAACTTGTGTGCTGTTTGAGGAGACACCAGGAAAAG gAAAAGGAGTTGGTGGTCTAGATCTGAAGTACTTATGCCACACAGcgaagaaactgaaaatgcaaCGAATCTTTCTCACAGAGAAGAAAGAGGGTGAAGCAAGCACAG GAAGCTGTGATGGTGGGAAACAGATGGACACAACCTGTGAATCCAGTCAAGGAGAAAATGTTAACCTGCGCGACAAGACAGAAGAAGATGGGGACAATGCAGATTTGGATAACTCAGCAGTTGGCTGA
- the LOC101467291 gene encoding zinc finger homeobox protein 3, producing MDSGEGGGGDGGGGEERDADLSPQALSLPLLTLAVIPEQGSSSHTSAMAPTKEPLTLPQQEEEGTERSQAREETQGGEQKEGGRHSRENGVRQRQGMKEDFGEGYLSGQNKEEGEVLVGIGEASVTGGLPAALNRRGRKEEKEEEEAISNQSQTKSKCSLLPQQSQHSSSSSTAKASGTLDSKIAASPKPSPTPSPSPKPSPFFPISPKHFSCPSSSSAVLSETEVKDIKGNQGWISGFPQSFRSQQSSLAFPLAGTEPASTPAEDDGLAGVPHSSISNGDGAKAPEPNDSQLDTEVDDERDKEREQKEAVLKNHNQDLSPTSLTGHMTIMHSRNSCKTLKCPKCNWHYKSQHTLQVHMKEKHPETGGQCVCGTSEGKCVCGGSTRGVCVYCRSGKPHPRLARGETYACGYKPYRCEVCDYATSSKGNLSIHMQSDKHLNNVQNGGNLNGHMHTSHITNSSSSSNGHEVDEQPYSKLTLSIPTPTTQPAKLTPPAHSHSHGKRWRCDVCDYETSIARNLRIHTTSEKHTHNMLRLQRGYYLSHCRSLAPQLKHLQNTGAELSLNMRLTSQQVAEQPVTLGSTLTPSPSPSPSPPPAPSLSPTGPLSQGVFQCLVCSCFSSDSLESVEQHLNAPRSLPQSEWCSLVAGGCHCRLCGYTTPLRANFSLHCQTDRHRTRYQLAAHLQEGGDRGQEGAALIAKGNPIQLRCNLCDYVTSSLEKLRGHSLSSHHEASVRVYRFLQQYDGEVDGGSWLFHCLLCNHSSSSKLQVLKHSQTPTHQQREGLLQLQPMGGEELAAIFTIRKSPDGVTGELSEDMETSSESCSGPLDTTKDTCNLGAKKISAETEKNRVEEGEKKESVPSVKRPSSGCTEMENTILTKRPRTHQQNENQQTVQCPLCQVKLPYTQLRQHLTHVHSVAQDCVDKLISTVATPMEQPQPQLETELQADSLTDDIQKNKTTKNSNANSSHAADSCASTNSQKNKGISVESTEGDVAAPKDVTALLTPPLEDNTTHPSNGRLAPQSPTQIPPSSPPTSPPGDPPPLSDRHGYRFRCSRCSLAFPTQEKLQLHWQYHAMRAATECPLCSRQCRSQEALQRHMQNTHSQLDSTQGQNTLWPPHTVQYTENNKNSAQQDFSLSPQVGQEAGEGEDEDIDEGAISMEGKDEQKDVKNKEKGMVSEVDGGEEDLTEPEKGPHEEILSELGSSSLVKKSSNPTMDRYLDPSRPYKCTTCSESFTQKTILLVHYNSVSHLHRARRALQETGTSVAAPEAPRGPDPRPYRCRLCGVGYSQSSTLDIHLRSVLHQTRARAAQNPTSQTPASTVAVPQSVPTTATQAATTREETLKSLPFTKRPDGMSSSNSSLAGSGLVADAQPILSNPTESPQAKKRVSDLLASRNQLMLIQQQQIAQAQVQAQLQQHTALLQSQVMQHLPLGPENLLKQHFSLTPDNLLSLQQQLLLPFYMSGEMKLNPEFIVSSPECSHLISASSILKEQVKTEAKRETQTDEKQTQKQSSSSVNTQPKDLSQCEAKVDAVCSDPPTNQTEKENSNSSFEEEKREMHAPVVKNESREEEAVSSSFHLLGLQCPPPRVPYAAVNGEPLRALLQSYGYELALQYIQSRHKHQQQTATQKIPDKQEFSDINKIEVCSEEERDLFCKLQAGKIERCDKGVEGNGNIERLTEEKSEDRGKESTNKEKKCCERGKKCRDCGKFFSDALILKSHQEYIHRMLFPTAVLERFSREYRLQYDQMYPLTQPKSEEDSVPPPAPAPASAACSESEQAPEPMKAQVKTLESSPGSEPMNKADSTASDLTVTAPSASPASPGQPLDFSQHETPIQISTTPAAPISQNTPPLPLPLPKIPMLPLSLPQLSIPPLPLPKLPLPPIPFPMELPLLPPVVMQSVALQPQPWLDSSVNPELAKLYQSQLNPALLGQQPQLSPALLAQQSQLSPALLGQPPQLNPALLGQPSQPSPIQAGQQSQVSPTIPEQQQGKRTRTRISEEQLAVLKKHFNINSLPNDEEINKMSASSGLPHKVIKHWFRNTLFKERQRDKDSPYNFNNPPTTALEDSREDIAQNQSLALSPCSLSPGFPHNASPQPQTTDLHRGEHHRGRRSSRTRFTEQQLETLQGVFEATPYPREEEYDRLSALLSLPNRVIVVWFQNARQRARKNQDRGTDDGLEVKLDNIHKQRNGCYQNDDNNQDNSCEDEGQGDSQNENSMDLTYEYYTQPDSPALDSSTHCTESEHPVAKGEPTPAQKKQEDKISSPRTNINAAPDNTEKRISDAEIQLKETIPAMKTGFSLQPETKLPTEGTLERSQPLATSSLQKTVHTTSHPDQVNTHNPPSDQAVEKAPETSPSLPSALESETSHNDTAACPSTETHQQTQLQTQAQFQCNLCPASLPSFQLWQEHQTRHLLAAQSQVQLLHSSFTDRTMPYMMLHPNHPLMASQMLSQIHSNPTLPMISHLNNIQMKNTLSDHSSNTLTNPLTTIKQGTAHISETGFEGQRGSREVEEEHRRDKRQRTTITPEQLEVLYQRYSLDSNPTRGVLESIARDVGLTRRVVQVWFQNTRARERKGQFRSMGPGSSFSLGLNHLRCPFCRALFKVKSALDAHMRSRHWAEAERAGFNLTMSNGSSGQSGMAMSVMDRPGPSISSSPIPNHGHVISNRESSMKLPLTTLPSTTHLNNPEEDDDYEEDDEEYPCEEGSSMADQGSLSPEGSVGPSSDWGETQTLQQQHHQQQQRQRTQMSHFQLLQLKDFYRSHRTPNRQECETLGQELGLPHRVVQVWFQNARAKEKRARSLSSDSAERENAELSAGTGERDRA from the exons ATGGACAGCGgtgagggaggaggaggggatggagggggaggagaggagagagatgCTGACCTCAGTCCCCAGGCTTTATCTCTTCCTCTCCTGACCCTGGCAGTCATTCCTGAGCAGGGGTCATCCTCTCATACCTCAGCCATGGCCCCTACCAAAGAGCCCCTGACCCTGcctcagcaggaggaggagggcacAGAGCGGTCCCAGGCTAGAGAAGAGACCCAGGGAGGAGAGCAGAAAGAAGGAGGGCGACATTCACGGGAAAATGGAGTGCGTCAAAGGCAGGGGATGAAGGAAGACTTCGGGGAGGGATATTTGTCAGGGCAAAACAAGGAAGAAGGGGAGGTGCTTGTAGGTATAGGAGAGGCATCAGTTACAGGGGGCCTCCCAGCAGCCCTCAACAGAAGAGGCAGaaaggaggagaaggaagaggaggaggccaTCTCAAACCAAAGCCAAACCAAATCCAAATGTTCTTTATTACCTCAACAGAGCCAGCACAGCTCTTCTTCCAGCACTGCAAAGGCCAGTGGCACACTCGACAGCAAAATAGCCGCCTCTCCAAAGCCCTCTCCCACTCCTTCCCCCTCTCCAAAGccctcccccttttttcccATTTCTCCAAAGCACTTCAGTTGTCCGTCCTCCTCTTCTGCCGTGCTGAGCGAGACAGAGGTAAAAGACATTAAGGGAAATCAGGGCTGGATTTCTGGGTTTCCTCAGAGCTTTAGATCCCAGCAGTCTTCTCTGGCTTTTCCACTGGCAGGTACAGAGCCTGCCAGTACACCTGCTGAGGATGATGGTCTGGCAGGGGTTCCTCATTCTTCCATTTCCAATGGAGATGGTGCCAAAGCTCCAGAACCAAATGACAGCCAGCTAGACACCGAGGTGGATGAtgagagagacaaagaaagagaACAGAAAGAAGCTGTCCTTAAAAACCACAACCAAGACCTCTCTCCTACTTCACTGACTGGTCACATGACTATAATGCACTCACGTAATTCCTGCAAAACCCTGAAATGCCCCAAATGTAACTGGCACTACAAGTCTCAGCATACGCTGCAAGTCCACATGAAGGAAAAACATCCAGAGACAGgaggccagtgtgtgtgtggcacatCTGagggaaagtgtgtgtgtggtggttcaACAcgaggtgtgtgtgtatactgCAGGTCGGGGAAACCCCATCCGCGTTTAGCCCGGGGTGAAACCTACGCCTGCGGCTACAAACCCTACCGCTGTGAGGTGTGTGACTATGCTACCTCATCGAAAGGCAACCTCAGCATACACATGCAGTCAGACAAACACCTTAATAATGTTCAAAATGGGGGAAACTTGAACGGCCACATGCACACTTCTCATATTACTAACAGCAGCAGCTCCTCCAATGGTCACGAAGTGGATGAGCAGCCATACAGCAAGCTGACACTCTCTATCCCCACACCTACTACCCAGCCTGCCAAGCTCACTCCACCTGCACACTCCCACTCTCATGGTAAGCGGTGGCGATGCGACGTGTGCGACTATGAGACCAGCATTGCCCGCAACCTGCGCATACACACCACCAgcgagaaacacacacataacatgCTACGGCTCCAGAGAGGTTACTATCTGTCTCACTGCAGGAGCCTTGCCCCACAGCTTAAACACCTGCAAAACACAG GTGCCGAGCTTTCACTGAACATGCGGCTGACCAGTCAACAAGTCGCAGAACAGCCAGTTACCCTTGGGTCTACACTGACTCCATCTCCCTCCCCTTCCCCGTCTCCCCCTCCAGCTCCATCTCTGTCCCCCACTGGACCCCTTTCCCAGGGTGTCTTCCAATGCCTTGTCTGCTCCTGCTTTTCGTCCGACAGCTTAGAGTCTGTGGAGCAGCACCTGAATGCTCCTCGTTCCTTGCCCCAGTCTGAGTGGTGCTCCCTAGTTGCCGGTGGTTGCCACTGCAGGCTGTGTGGTTACACCACCCCGCTGAGGGCTAACTTCTCCTTACACTGTCAGACCGACAGACACCGCACCCGTTACCAGCTTGCTGCTCACCTCCAGGAGGGGGGAGACAGGGGTCAGGAGGGGGCTGCCCTCATTGCTAAGGGCAACCCCATCCAGCTGAGGTGCAACCTGTGTGACTACGTGACCAGCAGCTTGGAGAAGCTCAGAGGGCATTCCCTCAGTTCACACCACGAGGCGAGCGTCCGGGTTTACAGA TTCCTGCAGCAGTATGATGGTGAAGTCGATGGAGGTTCGTGGCTGTTCCATTGTCTTCTATGCAACCACTCCTCCTCTTCTAAACTCCAAGTACTGAAACACAGTCAAACCCCAACCCATCAACAGCGGGAAGGGCTACTACAGCTGCAGCCAATGGGTGGAGAGGAGCTGGCAGCCATTTTTACCATTAGGAAGAGCCCTGATGGTGTCACGG GAGAGCTCAGTGAAGATATGGAAACTTCCAGCGAGTCCTGCTCTGGTCCTTTGGACACAACCAAAGACACATGTAACTTGGGGGCAAAGAAGATTTCTGCAGAGACAG aaAAAAATAGAGTGGAGGAAGGAGAAAAGAAGGAGTCAGTGCCCTCAGTCAAGCGTCCGTCATCTGGATGCACGGAAATGGAAAACACCATCTTAACCAAACGCCCTAGAACACACCAGCAAAATGAGAACCAGCAG ACTGTCCAGTGCCCTTTGTGCCAGGTTAAACTCCCATACACCCAACTTCGACAGCACCTCACACATGTGCACAGTGTGGCGCAGGACTGTGTAGACAAGCTCATCAGCACA GTCGCAACACCCATGGAACAACCGCAGCCTCAGCTGGAGACAGAACTACAGGCAGATTCTCTCACAGATGatattcagaaaaataaaaccaccAAGAATAGCAATGCAAATAGCTCCCATGCTGCAGATTCCTGCGCTTCAACCAATTCTCAGAAAAACAAAG GCATTTCAGTGGAGAGCACTGAGGGAGACGTAGCCGCACCCAAAGATGTCACAGCTCTTCTCACCCCACCCCTAGAAGACAACACCACTCACCCTTCCAATGGCAGATTGGCTCCCCAATCCCCGACTCAGATCCCCCCATCCTCGCCTCCCACCTCACCACCCGGtgacccccctcccctttctGATCGTCATGGTTACCGGTTCCGTTGCAGCAGGTGCAGCTTGGCGTTCCCCACTCAGGAGAAGCTCCAGCTGCATTGGCAGTACCATGCCATGAGGGCGGCGACAGAGTGCCCCCTCTGTTCTAGACAATGCCGCAGTCAGGAGGCCTTGCAGAGACACATGCAGAACACGCACTCACAGCTGGACAGCACACAGGGACAGAATACGCTATGGCCACCTCATACTGTGCAATACACGGAGAATAACAAGAATTCAGCTCAACAAGATTTTAGTTTATCACCCCAAGTGGGTCAAgaagcaggagagggagaggatgAAGACATAGATGAAGGAGCAATAAGCATGGAGggaaaagatgaacaaaaagaTGTTAAAAATAAGGAGAAAGGCATGGTTTCTGAAGTGGATGGAGGTGAGGAGGATTTAACTGAGCCAGAGAAAGGGCCACATGAGGAGATCTTATCAGAACTTGGTTCCAGCTCTCTTGTCAAAAAGAGCTCTAACCCCACAATGGACCGTTATCTGGATCCATCCAGGCCCTATAAGTGCACCACATGTTCTGAATCTTTTACTCAGAAAACGATCCTTCTGGTCCATTATAACTCCGTGTCCCATCTCCACCGGGCCAGACGAGCCCTGCAGGAAACTGGCACTAGTGTTGCTGCTCCAGAGGCTCCCCGCGGCCCAGATCCTAGACCATACCGCTGCCGATTGTGTGGAGTGGGCTATAGCCAGAGTTCCACACTGGATATACACCTTCGATCAGTCCTTCATCAGACTAGAGCGCGTGCCGCTCAGAATCCCACATCACAGACGCCTGCATCTACTGTAGCTGTTCCACAGTCTGTCCCCACTACAGCTACTCAGGCCGCTACCACTAGAGAAGAAACACTGAAGAGTTTGCCTTTCACCAAGAGGCCAGATGGCATGAGCTCGTCAAATTCTTCATTAGCTGGTTCTGGCTTAGTAGCTGACGCCCAGCCGATCCTGTCCAACCCAACAGAGAGCCCGCAGGCTAAAAAGCGAGTGTCAGATCTTCTAGCTTCAAGaaaccagctaatgctaatacaaCAGCAGCAGATAGCCCAGGCACAGGTCCAAGCTCAGTTACAGCAGCACACAGCTTTGCTCCAGTCTCAAGTTATGCAGCACCTTCCCTTAGGGCCAGAGAATCTCCTTAAACAACACTTCTCCCTGACCCCAGACAATTTGCTTTCTCTTCAGCAGCAACTTCTTCTGCCCTTTTACATGTCTGGAGAAATGAAGCTCAACCCAGAGTTCATTGTTAGTAGCCCAGAATGTAGCCACTTGATATCTGCCAGCTCTATCCTGAAAGAGCAGGTTAAGACAGAGGCTAAAAGGGAGACTCaaacagatgagaaacaaaCCCAGAAACAAAGTTCAAGTTCAGTTAATACCCAACCAAAGGATCTTTCACAGTGTGAAGCAAAGGTTGATGCAGTCTGCAGTGACCCCCCTACTAaccagacagaaaaagaaaacagcaattCTAGTTTTGAGGAAGAAAAACGAGAAATGCATGCTCCTGTTGTTAAAAATGAGAGTCGGGAGGAGGAAGCCGTTTCCTCCTCATTTCATCTACTTGGATTGCAGTGTCCTCCTCCCAGAGTGCCCTATGCTGCTGTGAATGGGGAGCCTCTCAGAGCCCTTCTGCAGAGTTATGGCTATGAGTTAGCACTGCAGTATATACAGAGTAGACACAAGCACCAGCAGCAGACAGCCACTCAAAAAATACCAGATAAGCAAGAGTTTTCTGATATAAACAAGATCGAAGTATGCTCAGAAGAGGAAAGAGATCTATTTTGTAAACTACAGGCTGGAAAGATTGAGCGCTGTGATAAAGGAGTGGAAGGCAATGGAAACATAGAAAGGTTGACAGAAGAGAAAAGTGAGGACAGAGGCAAAGAATCGACTAATAAAGAGAAGAAATGCTGTGAAAGAGGGAAGAAGTGTAGAGACTGTGGCAAGTTCTTTTCAGATGCATTGATTTTAAAAAGCCACCAGGAGTATATTCACAGAATGCTGTTCCCCACTGCTGTCCTGGAGAGGTTTTCCAGAGAATACAGGCTTCAGTATGACCAGATGTACCCACTTACACAACCTAAATCTGAAGAGGATTCAGTTCCACCTCCAGCTCCAGCTCCTGCTTCAGCTGCATGCTCAGAATCAGAACAAGCACCAGAACCAATGAAGGCTCAAGTTAAAACCCTTGAATCTTCACCAGGTTCAGAACCCATGAATAAAGCAGATTCTACAGCTTCAGACCTAACAGTAACTGCCCCTTCAGCTTCTCCTGCTTCTCCTGGTCAACCTCTAGATTTTTCACAGCACGAGACACCCATCCAGATCTCAACCACACCTGCTGCCCCTATTTCCCAGAACACTCCCCCTTTACCTCTTCCCTTACCCAAAATACCTATGCTCCCTCTTTCCTTGCCTCAACTTTCTATACCACCACTACCCCTACCAAAGCTTCCTCTACCACCAATTCCTTTTCCCATGGAGCTACCGCTCCTCCCTCCTGTTGTGATGCAGTCTGTGGCTCTTCAGCCCCAGCCTTGGTTAGACTCGAGTGTAAACCCTGAGCTGGCAAAACTCTACCAGTCTCAGCTTAACCCTGCACTGCTGGGGCAACAACCACAGCTTAGCCCAGCTTTGTTAGCTCAGCAGTCACAGCTGAGCCCAGCTTTGTTAGGTCAGCCTCCACAGCTCAATCCTGCATTGCTTGGCCAACCATCCCAACCCAGCCCTATCCAAGCAGGACAGCAAAGTCAAGTCAGCCCAACAATACCTGAACAGCAGCAGGGGAAGAGAACCCGAACACGCATCTCTGAAGAACAACTAGCTGTTCTAAAGAAACACTTCAATATTAACAGTCTCCCTAATGATGAAGAGATCAACAAGATGTCTGCTTCGTCCGGTCTGCCTCACAAAGTCATCAAACACTGGTTCCGCAACACCTTATTTAAAGAGCGCCAGCGAGACAAGGATTCTccttataattttaataatccCCCAACCACAGCCCTGGAGGACTCCAGAGAGGATATAGCACAAAACCAGTCTTTGGCGCTTTCCCCATGTTCACTGTCCCCTGGGTTCCCACACAACGCTTCCCCACAGCCTCAGACAACAGACCTGCATAGAGGAGAACACCATAGGGGCCGACGCTCTTCACGAACCCGCTTTACGGAGCAGCAGCTGGAAACCCTGCAGGGGGTGTTTGAGGCCACTCCCTACCCCAGAGAGGAAGAATATGACAGGTTGTCTGCTCTGTTATCTCTCCCTAACAGGGTCATTGTTGTGTGGTTCCAAAATGCCAGACAGAGAGCCCGCAAAAATCAAGACCGAGGCACTGATGATGGATTAGAGGTGAAGCTTGACAACATACACAAGCAGCGAAATGGCTGCTATcagaatgatgataataatcaGGATAATAGCTGTGAGGATGAAGGACAAGGTGACTCTCAGAATGAAAACTCCATGGATCTGACGTATGAGTATTACACCCAACCTGACTCACCTGCCCTTGATTCTTCTACTCACTGCACAGAAAGTGAGCATCCTGTAGCCAAAGGTGAACCGACACCTGCTCAAAAGAAGCAAGAAGATAAAATAAGTTCACCTCGAACTAACATAAATGCAGCTCCTGATAATACTGAAAAAAGAATTTCAGATGCAGAAATCCAGCTTAAAGAAACTATTCCAGCCATGAAAACAGGGTTTTCTCTACAACCTGAGACCAAATTGCCAACAGAAGGTACTCTAGAAAGATCCCAGCCTCTTGCTACTTCCTCTTTACAGAAAACAGTACACACTACATCTCATCCAGACCAAGTGAATACACACAACCCTCCTTCAGATCAAGCTGTTGAAAAGGCTCCTGAGACATCACCCAGCCTCCCTTCTGCTCTAGAGTCTGAAACAAGTCACAATGATACTGCAGCTTGCCCATCCACTGAAACCCATCAGCAAACCCAGCTCCAAACCCAGGCTCAATTCCAGTGCAATCTTTGTCCAGCATCCTTGCCATCATTCCAGCTGTGGCAGGAACATCAGACCAGACACCTCCTAGCAGCTCAATCCCAGGTGCAACTCCTCCACTCCAGCTTCACAGACCGAACCATGCCTTATATGATGCTTCACCCCAACCATCCCTTAATGGCGAGCCAAATGCTTTCCCAGATACACTCAAATCCCACACTTCCCATGATTTCGCACTTAAACAACATACAAATGAAGAACACACTCTCTGATCACTCTAGTAACACACTTACAAATCCCCTGACAACCATAAAGCAGGGTACAGCGCATATATCAGAGACCGGTTTTGAGGGCCAAAGGGGCAGCAGAGAGGTCGAGGAGGAGCACAGAAGAGATAAACGTCAGAGAACCACCATCACTCCAGAACAACTTGAAGTGTTGTATCAGCGCTACAGCTTGGATTCTAACCCCACCAGAGGAGTCCTCGAAAGCATTGCACGCGATGTTGGTCTCACGAGACGAGTGGTTCAG GTTTGGTTTCAGAATaccagagcgagagagagaaaagggcaGTTCCGGTCAATGGGGCCAGGATCCAGTTTCAGCTTGGGTTTGAATCACTTGCGATGCCCATTCTGCAGGGCTCTCTTCAAGGTGAAAAGTGCTCTAGATGCACACATGAGGTCACGCCACTGGGCAGAGGCTGAAAGAGCAGGCTTCAACTTAACAATGAGCAATGGATCCAGTGGGCAGTCTGGGATGGCTATGTCTGTCATGGACAGACCAGGTCCATCGATATCCTCCAGCCCAATCCCAAACCACGGCCATGTCATCAGCAACCGAGAGTCAAGTATGAAGTTACCCCTAACTACTTTGCCTTCAACCACTCATCTAAACAACCCCGAGGAGGATGATGACTATGAGGAAGATGATGAGGAATACCCGTGTGAGGAGGGTTCCAGTATGGCTGACCAAGGGTCTCTTAGTCCTGAAGGATCTGTGGGTCCAAGCTCAGACTGGGGTGAGACACAAActttgcagcagcagcaccatcaACAACAGCAGCGCCAAAGGACACAGATGAGCCACTTCCAGTTACTCCAGCTGAAAGACTTTTACAGAAGCCATCGCACACCCAACCGACAAGAGTGTGAGACACTGGGCCAGGAACTGGGTCTGCCTCACCGTGTGGTGCAG GTTTGGTTCCAAAATGCCAGAGCTAAGGAGAAGAGGGCCAGGAGCCTGAGCTCTGACTCTGCTGAGAGGGAGAATGCTGAGCTCTCGGCGGGAacaggggagagagacagagcttaG
- the gtf3c6 gene encoding general transcription factor 3C polypeptide 6 isoform X2 yields MEDEWEEEEQIVVVELSGIINNDFLTKSGGTCKILDIDSDRPMMQVGPYVFAGEYEDALGTCVLFEETPGKGKGVGGLDLKYLCHTAKKLKMQRIFLTEKKEGEASTGSCDGGKQMDTTCESSQGENVNLRDKTEEDGDNADLDNSAVG; encoded by the exons ATGGAAGACGAATGGGAAGAGGAG GAGCAGATTGTTGTGGTGGAGCTCTCTGGTATAATCAACAATGACTTTCTGACCAAGAGTGGGGGCACATGCAAGATACTG GACATTGACAGCGACAGACCCATGATGCAAGTTGGACCGTATGTGTTTGCAGGAGAATATGAAG ATGCTTTGGGAACTTGTGTGCTGTTTGAGGAGACACCAGGAAAAG gAAAAGGAGTTGGTGGTCTAGATCTGAAGTACTTATGCCACACAGcgaagaaactgaaaatgcaaCGAATCTTTCTCACAGAGAAGAAAGAGGGTGAAGCAAGCACAG GAAGCTGTGATGGTGGGAAACAGATGGACACAACCTGTGAATCCAGTCAAGGAGAAAATGTTAACCTGCGCGACAAGACAGAAGAAGATGGGGACAATGCAGATTTGGATAACTCAGCAGTTGGCTGA